CATCCGACACATCCACTTTATTTATTAGTTCTCCTAAGTCATTTGATGATGGAATATGACTGTAAATACTAAATAGACCTGCTAGCTCTCTATATCTATCATCATTTGGCTCAGCAGCTTCAAGCATATGAGTGGATAACTGTAAACTCCAAAACATCGCAGTTAGATATTCCGCTTTTTCCCTTTCAGAAACATCGTTATATTTTCTTTGTAGAGTTTCTCCAAATTCATATGAATAGCTAACTCCATTTTTAATTTTTTCAAAAAGGGCTATTCTTGACTTGTCCTTACTATCGTTAAGTTGTTGAAACAGATACAAATTCAAAATGATTGATAATATGAGTCCTAGTAATAATAGATTTTTTCTCTTATTTTTCAAATTTTCCCCTCCAACTTTTTCCCATTATTTCACTTATTATAGTAAACAAACTTTTAGCAAAATAGGAGCTTTGCATCGATATCTCATAGTCAGTTCAACTAGGGTTTGGGCTTATTTATTTCAAATGAGTTTATTAATTTTTTGCAAAACCAACTACTGATAATATTAAACCTATATATACAACTAAGTATTCAACACCCTCTAAATATGTATCTGTATCAATCACAAAAATGCCTCCAAATATTAGGAAACTTAGTCCTAATAACATAAATTTTGTTCCTGAGATTTTGCTTTTTCTTACCATCAAAAAAACTATTATAGATGATAATATAAGAATAGGTGTTACAACCAAAACACCTATCATTTTCATCCCCCCTTGGGCATCTGATTAAATTATCCCCTTTTTAACTATGGTGTTGTTTATTCATTAGCTAAGTTAATAAGATTTTAACATAATATTCCAATTGCTGCCCTTATATTCTGAAAGGAATGAAAAATAAAAAAAAGCCGTCTTTTTGACGACTTACCAGTATTAGTTCTTCTTCAACAAGTCGAGTAGAAGAGAACCTCTCCACCTCTCGGTAGATTGTATTCTCCCCCCTCACAGAACCGTGCTTGCGCTACTCACGCACACGGCTCCTCCAAGTTTTCATTCACAAAATGTAGCTTACCTCTTTTCTTAAATCGTATATATTAACCTTCACTCTTGCGTAAGGTAATGGATGTTTAGTAAGAAAGAGTCTGAATTTATCCCAAGTAAATGATTTCCTTTGACTTCTTCTGTTGAGCCATTTAAATAGTATGAATCCGATTTTGTCTCTAAATTTGTTTACACTTGGAGTATTATCGGTGATGCAATAATAGTTGTAATATCCAGTGAGTGAGCGTTTAAATCTATCCATAATCATATGGATATCTTGATTTCTATTATTCTTCAGCCATTCTTTCGTTTCTTTTAGCTTGCTTTGGATTTTCTTCCTACTTGTTTTGCGCTTCACCCGAAAGTTTCCTTGTTTGCTTTTCCCACAATAGTGAGTAAAGCCAAGGAAATCAAAGGTTGCTGGCTTCTTGTTTCCCTTCTGTTTTGCATCTTTTTCGGCATACCGCCCAAAGGGAATTATTTTGGTTTTATCCTCAGCTATTTCCAGGTTAAATTTCTTTAATCTAGATTTTAATGATTGAAAGAATTGCTGAGCCTCGCTCTTAGATTGAAAACAACAAACAAAATCATCTGCATACCTTACCATGTATGCTTGGCCCTTACACTGTTTCCTGACCCTATTTTCAAACCATAAGTCAAGGACATAATGAAGATATACATTGGCTAATATCGGTGATATTACTCCACCTTGCGGTGTACCTTTGTCTGTCTTGTACTTCTTACCTTCCTCCATATATCCACCTTTAAGAAACCTACCAATTATTCTAAGTAGGCTAGGGTCAGCAATACGCAGTTTTAGAAACTCCATCATCCATTGGTGGTCAACGTTGTCAAAGAATCCTTTGATATCTACATCTACTACATAATTTACTGATTTCTTTTCAATGTAATAGTTCAGTATTTTCAATGCATCATGGCAATTAAGATTGGGACGGAATCCAAAGGAGCAATCTAGAAAATCATTTTCATAGATGGTATTAAGTATTTTAGTAATGCCTTTTTGAACAATCTTATCTTCATGTTCTGGTATTCCCAATGGTCTTTTCTTGTTTGAATTAAGCTTTGGGATATACATTCTCTTTACAGGAACAGGACGATAGCTCCTGCTTTTCAGCCTATTTACTAAATCCGCTATGTTTTCTTTTAGATTTTCACTGTATTCTTCTTTAGTTGTTCCATTAACCCCAGTTGCCTTCTTATTAGGTAATTCAAGATGACATTGATCTAGTGCTTGCTCATTTAATAGATGCGCAAGAGATGTAAATTTCATTTTAGGATCAGCTTTCGCTAATTCTGCTATCCTTAGTAGTTTTGT
This genomic stretch from Bacillus carboniphilus harbors:
- the ltrA gene encoding group II intron reverse transcriptase/maturase — its product is METKLLRIAELAKADPKMKFTSLAHLLNEQALDQCHLELPNKKATGVNGTTKEEYSENLKENIADLVNRLKSRSYRPVPVKRMYIPKLNSNKKRPLGIPEHEDKIVQKGITKILNTIYENDFLDCSFGFRPNLNCHDALKILNYYIEKKSVNYVVDVDIKGFFDNVDHQWMMEFLKLRIADPSLLRIIGRFLKGGYMEEGKKYKTDKGTPQGGVISPILANVYLHYVLDLWFENRVRKQCKGQAYMVRYADDFVCCFQSKSEAQQFFQSLKSRLKKFNLEIAEDKTKIIPFGRYAEKDAKQKGNKKPATFDFLGFTHYCGKSKQGNFRVKRKTSRKKIQSKLKETKEWLKNNRNQDIHMIMDRFKRSLTGYYNYYCITDNTPSVNKFRDKIGFILFKWLNRRSQRKSFTWDKFRLFLTKHPLPYARVKVNIYDLRKEVSYIL